From a single Vitis vinifera cultivar Pinot Noir 40024 chromosome 18, ASM3070453v1 genomic region:
- the LOC132253117 gene encoding uncharacterized protein LOC132253117 produces MTVTVTVMVTVTITVMVTVTITVMVTVTITVMVTVIVIVIVTTTVMVTVTVTAKIMATITVTITLTIMVTIMIITMVTMTIMVIDGDSNGYANSYSDGDSNGDDNSIEYGSSNGNSNDNDNSVCNDNGDGNGDDNSIEYGSSNVTVTVMVTVTVTTTVTKTFTITVMITVKEHKSNSNCNSDDGNNDYGNDHCNCDDNSNSNDDSNSDENDDGNDDNDDNDDGDCKSDGDGNSDGNDNDDGNNGSNGHSHSHADGNGDYNSDTNGYDNGNDNDYGNNDGDGNSYNNGDGNVVGNSNIYSDGNGNTLGDGHSNNYGDGNGNNNGSNNGDSNGNNNGDGYRNDNRNDDCDNNSNRDSNSDVNGYGDGNGNGNNDGESNGNCNGDGYSNGYNGRNSNSGGNGDGHCNGNGIGNGNSDDGNSNGHSHSNSNGDNNNHDYGDDNDNSDDKGNSDCNGDIDDNSDDNGNSNGNNDGNGKGEDNCHDDCNGDGEGNDNSHDNVSVTVTITVMAMVMIMETETMTENGEGHCNGHDNGNDDDHGNGHCNGNSDDYDNGDGNGDCNDDNNSNSNENGNGDGDGNSGGNGYGDGNGNDYSNDDENYNFHGNGYFNGYGYGNDNRNGHGDDNGNCNDDGDGNGYGKSYGHDDGNGHGNDDDNSIEYNTSNGNGDDTCIGDDSSNGNGNDNDNNVGNGNDDLDSNSDGNGDSNCNDDSNGDSNSNSDGNGNGDCEGDGNVYGDGDSNCNGEGNNDDNGNGDGHRNNNRDGHRNGNGDDNVHDYGNDKSDGNDNANSDDNGYDNSDGYCHSKGDGNSNGNGNGNNNSNGKDHGDGNGHDNGHDNGYGHGNGDGNRNSDGYGNGDGNNHDHDNGHSYYDGNGYSNGYGDDNG; encoded by the exons atgacggtaacagtgacggtaatGGTTACGGTTACGATTACCGTAATGGTTACGGTTACGATTACCGTAATGGTTACGGTTACGATTACCGTAATGGTTACGGTAATAGTGATTGTGATTGTAACGacaacggtaatggtaacggttaCTGTAACAGCGAAGATAATGGCAACTATCACGGTAACGATCACTTTAACGATTATGGTTACGATAATGATAATCACAATGGTGACAATGACAATAATGGTAATTGACGGTGATAGTAATGGTTATGCTAACAGTTACAGTGATGGTGAtagtaacggtgacgataacaGTATCGAATACGGTAGCAGTAATGGTAATAGTAACGATAATGATAACAGTGTTTGTAAtgataatggtgacggtaacggtgacgataacaGTATCGAATACGGTAGCAGTAATG taacggtgacggtaatggtaacagtgacggtaacgACAACGGTGACAAAAACATTCACGATAACGGTGATGATAACGGTAAAAGAACA TAAAAGTAACAGTAACTGTAATAGTGACGATGGCAATAATGATTATGGTAATGATCACTGTAACTGTGACgataatagtaatagtaacgACGATAGTAACAGTGATGAAAATGATGACGGAAACGATGACAATGACGATAACGATGACGGTGATTGTAAAAGTgatggtgacggtaacagtgatggtaacgATAACGATGATGGTAATAATGGGAGTAATGGTCACAGTCACAGTCACgctgatggtaacggtgactaTAACAGTGACACTAATGGCTATGATAACGGTAATGATAACGATTATGGTAACAatgacggtgatggtaacagttacaataacggtgacggtaacgttGTCGGTAACAGTAACATTTAtagtgatggtaatggtaacaCTCTCGGTGATGGTCACAGTAACAATtatggtgacggtaatggtaacaataACGGTAGTAATaatggtgacagtaacggtaacAATAACGGTGACGGTTATCGTAATGATAATAGAAACGATGACTGTGACAATAACAGTAACCGTGATAGTAATAGTGATGTTAATGGttatggtgatggtaacggtaatggtaacaatgATGGTGAGAGTAATGGTAATTGTAACGGTGACGGTTACAGTAATG GGTACAATGGTAGAAACAGTAACAGTGGTGGTAATGGTGACGGTCACTGTAACGGTAATGGTATcggtaatggtaacagtgatg atggtaacagtaatggtCATAGCCATAGTAACAGTAATGGTGACAATAACAATCACGATTACggtgatgataatgataatagtgACGATAAAGGCAACAGTGACTGTAACGGTGATATTGACGATAATAGTGATGAtaatggtaacagtaacggtaacaATGATGGTAACGGAAAGGGTGAAGATAATTGTCATGATGACTGTAATGGTGATGGTGAAGGTAACGATAACAGTCACGacaacg taTCGGTAACAGTGACGATAACGGTGATGGCAATGGTGATGATAATGGAGACGGAAACGATGACGGAAAATGGTGAGGGTCACTGTAACGGTCATGATAACGGTAACGATGACGATCATGGTAACGGTCACTGTAATGGTAATAGTGACGATtacgataatggtgatg GTAACGGTGACTGTAACGATGATAATAACAGTAACAGCAATGaaaacggtaacggtgatggtgacg GTAACAGTGGCGGTAATGGttacggtgatggtaacggtaacgacTATAGTAACGATGACGAAAATTATAACTTTCACGGTAACGGTTACTTTAATGGTTATGGTTATGGTAACGATAATCGTAACGGCCACGGTGACGATAATGGTAATTGTAACGatgacggtgatggtaacggttaTGGTAAAAGTTATGGTCATGATGACGGTAACGGTCACGGTAACGATGATGATAACAGTATCGAATACAATAccagtaatggtaatggtgacgataCCTGTATCGGAGATGATAgtagtaatggtaacggtaacgataatgATAACAATGTTGGTAATGGCAACGATGACCTTGATAGTaatagtgatggtaacggtgatagtAACTGTAACGATGATAGTAACGGTGATAGTAACAGTAAcagtgatggtaatggtaatggtgattGTGAAGGTGATGGTAACGTTTATGGTGACGGTGACAGTAACTGTAACGGTGAAGGTAACAATGACGATAACGGTAACGGGGACGGTCATCGTAACAATAACAGGGACGGTCACcgtaatggtaatggtgacgataacgTTCACGATTATGGTAACGATAAAAGTGATGGTAACGATAACGCTAACAGTGATGATAACGGTTACGATAACAGTGATGGTTATTGCCATAGTAAGGGTGATGGTaatagtaatggtaatggtaacggtaacaatAACAGTAATGGTAAGGATCACGGTGATGGAAATGGTCACGATAACGGTCACGATAATGGTTATGGTcatggtaatggtgacggtaatcGTAATAGTGACGGTtatggtaatggtgacggtaacaatCACGATCACGATAACGGTCACAGTTACTATGATGGTAATGGTTATAGTAATGGTTATGGTGATGATAATGGTTAG